From Vigna unguiculata cultivar IT97K-499-35 chromosome 5, ASM411807v1, whole genome shotgun sequence, the proteins below share one genomic window:
- the LOC114185171 gene encoding serine/threonine-protein phosphatase 7-like isoform X3: MQDSPVVESAKICNGDALIDGAQSMTNEDEMLDVEHVLRFDNGMDEIQESLLPCFEQFLMWPPNDCVTIEWVQDVMVILEHASQKMLPSEFCHVVPTLLVDKLTGAACSILCKEPNCVEINCQGEDSRVIVVGDIHGQIHDLMFLFKHEGVPSENQIYVFNGNYVDKGAWGIEVFLVLLAWKVLMPHRVFLLRGNHESRYCTARYGFKKEVWAKYGDQGDDVYNKFLECFKELPLASVIANCVYTTHGGLFRSIHAAPSQRLKRNKAHRVDLGSLAELYKVKRSCVDCPYEGPNILLSDVLWSRPSNRYGLRDSTGQKLGLWWGPDCTEAFLKNHNLKLIIRSHDEPDSRAGKDDDLGDMLRGYSIDHDGESGKLCTLFSAPDYPKFGKRRCNNKGAYAVLKSPDFASPSFHSFKGTERPMVDPYVDFGANNIDSSKLDSSQSASTSTLSASERFYPEGMRPEFDFGALGIYNAPCWSVELPDGSGGTQVVEVPRASSLVEGLPLPPNIQEPHKAAYEYLFELVAGLKHMIVTRETENMARVSALRSRARKRKGQG; this comes from the exons ATGCAAGATAGTCCGGTGGTTGAATCAGCAAAGATTTGCAATGGGGATGCCCTAATAGACGGGGCACAGAGCATGACTAACGAAGATGAGATGCTGGATGTAGAACACGTTTTAAGGTTTGATAATGGGATGGATGAAATACAGGAATCTTTGTTACCATGCTTTGAGCAATTTCTTATGTGGCCGCCTAATGATTGCGTCACCATAGAGTGGGTTCAGGATGTGATGGTCATCCTTGAGCATGCTTCACAGAAGATGCTGCCATCTGAATTCTGTCATGTTGTGCCCACCCTTTTGGTGGACAAATTGACAGGTGCTGCTTGCAGTATTTTGTGTAAAGAACCAAACTGTGTGGAGATCAATTGCCAAGGAGAAGATTCAAGAGTAATTGTAGTTGGCGATATTCACGGGCAGATTCATGATTTAATGTTTCTTTTCAAGCATGAAGGAGTGCCCTCTGAGAACCAGATTTACGTTTTCAATGGAAATTATGTAGATAAAGGAGCTTGGGGAATTGAAGTATTTTTGGTCTTACTGGCTTGGAAG GTATTGATGCCTCACAGAGTATTTCTACTTCGCGGAAATCATGAATCGAGATATTGCACTGCGAGATATGGTTTTAAGAAGGAGGTGTGGGCCAAATATGGTGATCAAGGTGATGATGTCTACAATAAATTCCTAGAGTGTTTCAAGGAGCTTCCATTAGCTTCAGTTATTGCCAACTGTGTTTATACTACTCATGGAGGACTTTTCCGTAGCATACATGCAGCCCCTTCACAGAGACTAAAACGGAATAAAGCACATAGAGTGGATCTTGGCTCTTTAGCTGAGTTATATAAAGTTAAAAGATCCTGTGTAGATTGTCCTTATGAAGGTCCTAACATATTGTTGAGTGACGTTCTCTGGTCAAGACCATCAAACAGGTATGGTCTGAGGGATAGTACAGGTCAAAAGTTAGGTTTATGGTGGGGTCCTGATTGCACTGAGGCATTTCTAAAGAACCACAATTTAAAG CTGATTATCAGATCACATGACGAACCTGATTCAAGAGCTGGTAAAGATGATGATCTTGGGGATATGCTGAGAGGATACAGCATAGATCATGATGGAGAATCGGGAAAACTTTGTACACTTTTTAGTGCTCCAGACTATCCAAAG TTTGGTAAAAGGAGATGTAACAATAAGGGGGCATATGCCGTATTGAAGTCACCTGATTTTGCTAGTCCTTCCTTTCACTCGTTCAAAGGGACAGAAAGACCAATG GTGGATCCCTATGTTGATTTTGGTGCTAATAACATTGATTCGAGTAAACTAGACTCTTCTCAAAGT GCTTCAACCTCTACCCTTTCTGCTTCTGAAAGATTTTATCCAGAAGGGATGAGACCCGAGTTTGACTTTGGGGCATTAGGTATATACAATGCCCCATGTTGGAGTGTCGAGCTTCCTGATGGATCAGGTGGTACTCAAGTTGTGGAGGTTCCAAGGGCATCATCATTGGTGGAAGGGTTACCCCTGCCTCCAAACATACAG GAGCCACACAAGGCTGCTTATGAGTATTTGTTTGAGCTAGTTGCTGGGCTGAAACATATGATCGTAACAAGG GAGACTGAGAACATGGCCCGTGTGTCTGCTTTGAGAAGTAGAGCTAGGAAAAGAAAGGGTCAGGGATAG